One window of the Thermoanaerobaculia bacterium genome contains the following:
- a CDS encoding Crp/Fnr family transcriptional regulator: MPALTDPNQLAEIPLFRGIPADRLKRLNDVMHKKSVPAGTNMITAEQPGEVVYVLLEGTVKILIEQMDGREVILAFLGAGDTVGEMSLVDSAGRSANVMTMEKCTFLWMDRATFQDCLKNVSEFTQNLVRLLAGRLRMANEQIQSLSSLDVAGRLARQLLAFTERYGTPEDTNGGGVRINLRLTQTDLAELVGASRERVNQVMVEFRQKGYLSVDSAHHIQVHQPPALARLCR; the protein is encoded by the coding sequence TTGCCCGCCCTCACCGACCCGAACCAGCTGGCCGAGATTCCGCTCTTTCGCGGCATCCCCGCCGATCGTCTGAAGCGGCTGAACGACGTCATGCACAAGAAGAGCGTGCCGGCAGGGACGAACATGATCACCGCCGAGCAGCCGGGCGAGGTCGTCTACGTGCTGCTCGAAGGAACGGTCAAGATCCTCATCGAGCAGATGGACGGCCGCGAGGTCATTCTCGCCTTCCTCGGCGCCGGCGACACGGTCGGCGAGATGAGTCTCGTCGACTCCGCCGGGCGCTCCGCCAACGTCATGACGATGGAGAAGTGCACCTTCCTCTGGATGGACCGCGCCACCTTCCAGGACTGCCTCAAGAACGTCTCGGAGTTCACCCAGAACCTCGTCCGGCTCTTAGCCGGACGCCTCCGGATGGCCAACGAGCAGATCCAGTCGCTCTCCTCGCTCGACGTCGCCGGGCGCCTGGCGCGCCAGCTCCTCGCCTTCACCGAGCGCTACGGCACGCCCGAAGACACGAACGGCGGCGGCGTGAGGATCAACCTCCGCCTCACCCAGACCGACCTCGCCGAGCTCGTGGGCGCCTCGCGCGAGCGCGTCAACCAGGTGATGGTCGAGTTCCGCCAGAAGGGCTACCTCTCGGTCGACAGCGCCCACCACATCCAGGTCCACCAGCCCCCGGCTCTCGCCCGCCTCTGCCGCTGA